In Coregonus clupeaformis isolate EN_2021a unplaced genomic scaffold, ASM2061545v1 scaf3316, whole genome shotgun sequence, the DNA window AAAGGGCtgcacaggcaaggatattgctgctagtaagattgcacctaaatcaaccatttatcagatcatcaagaacttcaaggagagaggttcaattgttgtgaaggcctcagggcgcccaagaaagtccagcaagcgccaggaccgtctcctaaagttgattcagctgcggtatcggggcaccaccagtgcagagcttgctcaggaatggcagcaggcaggtgtgagtgcatctgcacgcacagtgaggcgaagacttttggaggatggcctggtgtcaagaagggcagcaaagaatccagaaggcgaggtcagtacaggtgcatcaaagctgggacagagactgaaaaacagcttctatctcaagaccatcagactgttaaacagccatcactaccacattagaggctgctgcctatagacttATAGAAATCACTGGACACTAAGAAATGGAACACCatccactttaataatgtttacatatcttgcattactcatttcatatgtgaATATACTgaattctatactattctactgtatcttagtccatgccgctctaacATCGCTTGTCCATATGTATATGTTCTTAattaattccttacttagatgtgtatatgttgtgaaattgttagatattactgcactgtcggagctggaAGCAcatgcatttcgctacaccccaataacatctgctaaacacgtgtatgtgaccaatagaatttgatttgCTTGTGGTTCTTGGCCcacgcaagtctcttcttattggtgtcctttagtagtggtttctttgcagcaatttgaccatgaaggcctgatagaCGCAGTCTCTACTGAACAgtttgttgagatgtgtctgttacttgaactctgtagcatttatttgtgcggcaatttctgaggctggtaactaatgaacttatcctccgcagcagaggtaactctgggtcttccttacctgtggcagtcctcatgagagccagtttcatcacagcgctagATGttttgactgcacttgaagacactGTCAAAGTACTTGAAATgctccggattgactgaccttcatgtctgaaagtaatggactgtcgtttctcacacctgttaattgaaatgcattccaggtgtctacctcatgaagctggttgagagaatgcaaagctgtcatcaaggcaaagggtggctactttgaagaatctcaaatatatttggatttgttttacacttttttggttactacatgattccatagtgttgatgtcttcactattattcacaGATTCTGCAACATCCTCATTGACATGTACCACCCCCAAACTAAGACCTCAGTTCTAAAACCCAGTAAACAAGTTACCATGGACTAGGACCCATTAGATTCTAAAAACCAAGTAGGATGCTACTAGCATACATTGACCTACACAGCAGATATCAATACCAATGTCAAATGGTAATTTAAAAATCTAGCATTTAACCTGTTTATACCCAGAGGGGTCATTGTAATAATGCTGATGCAAAAGCATGTTTATAATCATGCAATAATGTACACATCAACCCAGTTACTCAAGTCAGGTAACTGACCTCATGTCAAAGTATGAACCTACAAAAACACTGACACAAGTATTAGAGTCAAAGTTTAATTTAGAGGCAAAACAAGCAAATGCAGAGCCACACACCCTGGACTACAGTACCCATGAACTCTTGCATGACTCCTAAGCACAATGTCCCGCTTCAGATTTCCATGTTTGTGGCCAATAAATCCCAGTTGCAGAGGTGAATGGATCCTCAATAGCGTGGTCAGTAACAGAAGGCTGTTGGTCTACAGACTTTCCCACTTGTGCTGGAGACCTCAAGAGCGGAGGAGATCGTACCATACCCACTTGTTTACTTTTTGATAGTagagtcgtcgtcgtcgtcaggcGAGCCGGTAGCGGCACCAGTAGAGTCGTCGTCGTCAGGCGAGCCGGTAGCGGCACCAGTAGAGTCGTCGTCGTCAGGCGAGCCGGTAGCGGCACCAGTAGAGTCGTCGTCGTCAGGCGAGCCGGTAGCGGCACCAGTAGAGTCGTCGTCGTCAGGCGAGCCGGTAGCGGCACCAGTAGAGTCGTCGTCGTCAGGCGAGCCGGTAGCGGCACCAGTAGAGTCGTCGTCGTCAGGCGAGCCGGTAGCGGCACCAGTAGAGTCGTCGTCGTCAGGCGAGCCGGTAGCGGCACCAGTAGAGTCGTCGTCGTCAGGCGAGCCGGTAGCGGCACCAGTAGAGTCGTCGTCGTCAGGCGAGCCGGTAGCGGCACCAGTAGAGTCGTCGTCGTCAGGCGAGCCGGTAGCGGCACCAGTAGAGTCGTCGTCAGGCGAGCCGGTAGCGGCACCAGTAGAGTCGTCGTCAGGCGAGCCGGTAGCGGCACCAGTAGAGTCGTCGTCGTCAGGCGAGCCGGTAGCGGCACCAGTAGAGTCGTCGTCGTCAGGCTCCAAATACTCTGCATTACAGACCAAAACAGTTGGGCATTCTACAGGAGCATATCTGTGCTACAGTTCCATTTGATTGTGTCGCAACATTGCACACCACTCAACTCAGCACAGTTGTAAGAGTATGTTGCAGGCCTTACCTTCTCTGGCTTGTTTAGAGTCAGACACTATGGACCGGAGCAAGGCCAGGGCATGTGCAATGGAGACGTCATTTGATGCTAGCTCTGAGAAATATCGGTACACAAGCAAGTTATTACAACAGCAAAGGTTGACAATTCCTGGCTAAACATTATGAAACTAAAGGGATCCTCTGGTCTCTAAACAGTCAATATTTGACTAAAGCCAATTAACACCAAAGAGTAACGCAAACACCACCATATACAGAGACAAAGAACATTGCTACAAGGGATGGGATAAAACGTGGGGGAAAGAACGCTTACCTCCAAATCTCCTCTGTAGAGAGACTCGATCTTGCTTCTTGGACTTTCCAACAGGGGAACAACAAACTGAGGAGAGAGTTGACAGAAGAGAAGCTCACAAAACAGTAGTCACATTTTAATCCAATTTACAAAGTTAAGCATAGTTCCTAAACAAAGCCCTTCAATCCAAATAAAACATTAGTCAACCAACCATTGAAGACCCCAACAGTCAGCACAAAGAGCAGCAATCCTCTCAGAGCTCCCATGATAACAACAACAGTCTTGCTATCAACAAGTAATGTCTTCCCATGGCCTGTAAGAGGCTTATATAGGCCACTAATGACCCTTTACCTGACTCCCACCTGAAGCCAAACAAGACTTAACGATCAATTAACAAGCTTGATTGAGGTgtaacgttcagatagaaatagatCATGTAGAACAGATGTTTCTTCTTTGGAGGGCAGGCAATCCTTTTTACTCTATATattgcatttctatctgcaatgttttACCCTTCTGGTCTCAGATCAGCAGTAGAAAGAAGTAGGCCTAATGATTTTAGGTATATTCTTCAAAGATATTAGGGGGAAATAAACACTGTACCCAAATCCACTTGTTATTATGCTCCTGGGAAATAGGTAGACCTCCACCATATACTCATTCACAGTTTTACAGCTGTGTTATATTCCTTTATTTACATAGAtcacatatataaatatatatgttagCTGCAAGTCGTTTTGGGAAAAAAATCCCCATCTTTTATTATTTTTAACATAAATCATAAATGTCATATTTTCCTCCTTTGCTCTGTAGGAGTCTCGGCTGGTGGAGGTCCCTCGTATGAAGGACATTCAAGTGGATGTGACCCCAAAACTGCAGGAGAGGCTCAGCGGGGTGACAGACATCCTGTCACGGATCTCCAAGCTAGTGTCTGAGAACATGTGTGTTGTTTTTATGGATAGTCATCTCCAATCTTTTAaaatgtctgtctctgtgtttctcccccactttattttaagaatgtgaaatgtcagaataatactagagagaatgatttatttcagcttttatttctttaatcacattcccagtgggtcagaagtttacatacactcaattagtatttggtagcattgcctttaaattgtttaacttgggtcaaatgtttcgggtagccttccacaagcttcccacaataagttgggtgaattttggcccattcctcctgacagagctggtgtaactgagtcaggtttgtaggcctccttgctcgcacacgctttttcagttctgcccacaacttttcagggaagttaggaaccaatatacacaagcagttaggaaagcaacggctagctttttcaaacagaaatttgcatcctgtagcactaactccaaaaagttttgggacactgtaaagtccatggagaataagagcacctcctcccagctgcccactgcactgaggctaggaaacactatcaccaccgataaatctacaataatcgagaatttcaacaagcattttgctacggctggccatgctttccacctggctaccactagcccggtcaccagctctgcaccctccgctgcaacttgcccatgcccacccgcttctccttcacacaaattcagacagctgatgttctgaaagagctgcaaaatctggacccctacaaatcaccTGGGCTAgataatctggaccctttctttcttaaattagccgccgaaattgtcgcaacccctattactaccctgttcaacctctcagagagccccagagattggaaagctgccgcggtcatccccctcttcaaagggggtgacactctagatccaaactgttacagacctatatccatcctgcccttcgaaagtttttgaaagccaagttaacaaacagatcaccgaccatttcgaatcacaccgtaccttctccgctatgcaatccggtttccgagctggtcatgggtgcacctcagccatgctcaaggtcctaaacgatattataaccgcgatcgataatagacagtactgtgcagccgtcttcatcgacctggccaaggctttcgactctgtcaaccaccgcattcttattggcagactaaatagccttggtttctcaaatgactgcctcgcctggttcaccaactacttctcagatagagttcaatgtgtcaaattggagggcctgttgtctggacctatggcagtctctatgggggtgccacagggttcaattctagggccgactcttttctctgtgtatatcaatgatgtcgctcttgctgctggtgattctcagatccacctctacgcagacgacaccattttgtatacatctgacccttcattggacactgtgttaacaaacctccaaacgagcttcaatgccatacaacactccttccgtagcctccaactgctcttaaacacaagtaaaactaaatgcatgctcttcaatcgaatgctgctggctcccacccacccgactagaatcactactctcgacgggtctgacttagatatgtggacaactacaaatacctaggtgtctgcttagactgtaaactctccttccagactcacattaagcatctccaatccaaagttaaatctagaatcggcttcctattttgcaacatgTTGCCAAACATGCCGTCGTAAAACTGACCATCCTACCGAcccggcgatgtcatttacaaaatagcctccaacactcgaCTCAGCAAAATTGATGTAGTCTATcaaagtgccatccgttttgtcaccaaagccccatatactacccaccactgtgacctgtacgctcttgttggctggtcctcactacatattcgtcgccaaacccactggctccaggccatctataaatcactgctaggcaaatccctgccttatcttagctcattggtcaccatagcaacacccacccgtagtatgcgctccagcgggtatatctcactggtcatccccaaagccaacacctcctttggccgccattccttccagttctctgctgccaatgactggaacgaactgcaaaaatctctgaagctggagactcttttttccctcactaactttaagcatcagttgtcagagcaccttaccgatcactgcacctgtacacagcccatctgatattagcccacccaactacctcatccccatattgttatttattttgctcatttgcaccccagtatctctatttgcacatcatctcttgcacatctatcattccagtgttaatactaattgtaattattttgcactatggcctatttattgccttacctccataacttgctacatttgcacacactgtatatatattttctgttctatttttgactttatgttttgttttaccccatatttaactctgtgttgttgtttttaatcgcactgctttgctttatcttggccaggtcgcagttgtaaatgagaacttgttctcaactggcttacctggttaaataaatgtgaaataaaataaataaaaataaaaggttttcctctaggattttgcctgtacttacagtagctctattccatttatttgtatccccccccaaaaatccctagttcttgcagatgacaagcacacccataacatgatgcagccaccatcatgcttgaaaatatgaaaagtggtactcagtgatgtgttggaatTGCCCCAAATATAACTTTATGTTCAAGACATTaaattaatttctttgccacatttttttttcagttttactttagtgccttattgcaaacaggatgcatgttttggaatattttttattctgtacaggcttccttcgtttcactttgtcatttaggttagtgatATGAGGTTTTTATAGTGTTATGTCATGTCATAGCATCGTGGGGaccaggttagagttactagataattggcttggtgccacagagtctacaTTCTGTTATGTCagaggagattactgatgtttatgatagcatgattgatggacaggatatactgacttggggtaaagagtaataacatcaaagaatgggAGTGCTCATGATGATTACCAGATGTTcgtggagagacttgtaacagagtgtatacagtcgtggtcaaaagttttgagaatgacacaaataataattttcacaaagtctgctgcctcagttttgatgatggcaatttgcatataatcCAGAATGTCAtgtagagtgatcagatgaattgcaattaattgcaaagtcgctctttgccatgaaaatgaacttaatcacaAACAAAAaaattccactgcatttcagccctgccacaaaaggaccagctgccatcatgtcagtgattctctcgttaacacaggtgagagtgttgacgaagaCAAGGcctgagatcactctgtcatgctaattgagttagaataacaggctggaagctttaaaaggagggtggtgcttgaaatcattgttcttcctctgttaaccatggttacctgcaaggaaacacgtgccgtcatcattgctttgcacaaaagggctgcacaggcaaggatattgctgctagtaagattgcacctaaatcaaccatttatcggatcatcaagaacttcaaggagagaggttcaattgttgtgaaggcctcagggcgcccaagaaagtccagcaagcgccaggaccgtctcctaaagttgattcagctgcggtatcggggcaccaccagtgcagagcttgctcaggaatggcagcaggcaggtgtgagtgcatctgcacgcacagtgaggcgaagacttttggaggatggcctggtgtcaagaagggcagcaaagaatccagaaggcgaggtcagtacaggtgcatcaaagctgggacagagactgaaaaacagcttctatctcaagaccatcagactgttaaacagccatcactaccacattagaggctgctgcctatagacttATAGAAATCACTggacactttaagaaatggaacaccatccactttaataatgtttacatatcttgcattactcatttcatatgtgaATATACTgaattctatactattctactgtatcttagtccatgccgctctaacATCGCTTGTCCATATGTATATGTTcttaattccttacttagatgtgtatatgttgtgaaattgttagatattactgcactgtcggagctggaAGCAcatgcatttcgctacaccccaataacatctgctaaacacgtgtatgtgaccaatagaatttgatttgCTTGTGGTTCTTGGCCcacgcaagtctcttcttattggtgtcctttagtagtggtttctttgcagcaatttgaccatgaaggcctgatagaCGCAGTCTCTACTGAACAgtttgttgagatgtgtctgttacttgaactctgtagcatttatttgtgcggcaatttctgaggctggtaactaatgaacttatcctccgcagcagaggtaactctgggtcttccttacctgtggcagtcctcatgagagccagtttcatcacagcgctagATGttttgactgcacttgaagacactGTCAAAGTACTTGAAATgctccggattgactgaccttcatgtctgaaagtaatggactgtcgtttctcacacctgttaattgaaatgcattccaggtgtctacctcatgaagctggttgagagaatgcaaagctgtcatcaaggcaaagggtggctactttgaagaatctcaaatatatttggatttgttttacacttttttggttactacatgattccatagtgttgatgtcttcactattattcacaGATTCTGCAACATCCTCATTGACATGTACCACCCCCAAACTAAGACCTCAGTTCTAAAACCCAGTAAACAAGTTACCATGGACTAGGACCCATTAGATTCTAAAAACCAAGTAGGATGCTACTAGCATACATTGACCTACACAGCAGATATCAATACCAATGTCAAATGGTAATTTAAAAATCTAGCATTTAACCTGTTTATACCCAGAGGGGTCATTGTAATAATGCTGATGCAAAAGCATGTTTATAATCATGCAATAATGTACACATCAACCCAGTTACTCAAGTCAGGTAACTGACCTCATGTCAAAGTATGAACCTACAAAAACACTGACACAAGTATTAGAGTCAAAGTTTAATTTAGAGGCAAAACAAGCAAATGCAGAGCCACACACCCTGGACTACAGTACCCATGAACTCTTGCATGACTCCTAAGCACAATGTCCCGCTTCAGATTTCCATGTTTGTGGCCAATAAATCCCAGTTGCAGAGGTGAATGGATCCTCAATAGCGTGGTCAGTAACAGAAGGCTGTTGGTCTACAGACTTTCCCACTTGTGCTGGAGACCTCAAGAGCGGAGGAGATCGTACCATACCCACTTGTTTACTTTTTGATAGTAGAGTCGTCGTCGTCAGGCGGCGAGCCGGTAGCGGCACCAGTAGAGTCGTCGTCGTCAGGCGGCGAGCCGGTAGCGGCACCAGTAGAGTCGTCGTCGTCAGGCGAGCCGGTAGCGGCACCAGTAGAGTCGTCGTCAGGCGAGCCGGTAGCGGCACCAGTAGAGTCGTCGTCAGGCGAGCCGGTAGCGGCACCAGTAGAGTCGCCGTCGTCAGGCGAGCCGGTAGCGGCACCAGTAGAGTCGTCGTCGTCAGGCGAGCCGGTAGCGGCACCAGTAGAGTCGTCGTCGTCAGGCGAGCCGGTAGCGGCACCAGTAGAGTCGTCGTCGTCAGGCGAGCCGGTAGCGGCACCAGTAGAGTCGTCGTCGTCAGGCGAGCCGGTAGCGGCACCAGTAGAGTCGTCGTCGTCAGGCGAGCCGGTAGCGGCACCAGTAGAGTCG includes these proteins:
- the LOC123481350 gene encoding polysialoglycoprotein-like, which produces MGALRGLLLFVLTVGVFNVCCSPVGKSKKQDRVSLQRRFGELASNDVSIAHALALLRSIVSDSKQAREEYLEPDDDDSTGAATGSPDDDDSTGAATGSPDDDSTGAATGSPDDDSTGAATGSPDDDDSTGAATGSPDDDDSTGAATGSPDDDDSTGAATGSPDDDDSTGAATGSPDDDDSTGAATGSPDDDDSTGAATGSPDDDDSTGAATGSPDDDDSTGAATGSPDDDDSTGAATGSPDDDDSTGAATGSPDDDDDSTIKK